One window of Candidatus Hydrogenedentota bacterium genomic DNA carries:
- a CDS encoding GNAT family N-acetyltransferase produces MEVRVASTDAEIAACFAVMQVLRPDLQEAGFVARVRSLALTGYGLAYGLEGERVAVVAGFRLGDSLARGPFLYVDDLVTAPELRSRGYGAAMLAWLRRFARDRGCARLHL; encoded by the coding sequence ATGGAAGTGCGTGTGGCGTCTACGGACGCAGAGATCGCCGCCTGTTTTGCGGTGATGCAGGTCCTGCGTCCGGATCTGCAGGAGGCGGGTTTCGTTGCCCGGGTCCGCAGCCTGGCCCTGACCGGCTATGGGCTGGCCTACGGGCTTGAGGGTGAGCGCGTGGCGGTGGTGGCGGGTTTTCGCCTCGGCGACAGCCTGGCGCGGGGGCCTTTTCTTTACGTCGATGATCTCGTCACGGCACCCGAGCTGCGTTCGCGTGGTTATGGGGCGGCCATGCTGGCATGGCTGCGCCGGTTTGCCCGGGACAGGGGCTGCGCCCGGCTGCACCT